Part of the Flavobacterium sp. MDT1-60 genome, TTTCTGGGTGTTCGCCCAAATGATAAAGACAGGGTAAATACGGGACGTGAAACTTTTATGCTGCCAGTAGACTGGTCAGGCGTTTTTCCTGTTTTTGAAAATGGATTAGTGCCGTTAGAACCAAAAATTAAAATGCCGAAGGGTGTTACTGAAAACAAAACGGGTAAAGATGGATTTTTTCCTAATGGAAATTTCACATTTACCGAAAATTTCACTTCTGAAAAATTAGATTACAGATGGATAGGATTGAGAGGACCTCGTGAAAATTTTATTTCAATAACCAAAAAAGGACTTCAGATTAAACCTTTTGAAGTAAATATCAAAGAGCTTAAACCAACGTCTACACTATTTTACAGACAACAGCACAATACTTTTTCTTTTGCAGCAACAATCGATTATAAACCTGTATCTGAAAAAGATCTTGCCGGAATTGTTTGCCTTCAGAACGAGCGTTTTAATTATGTTTTTGGTATAACAAAAAAAGGAAAAGACACTTATATAGTATTGGAAAGAACCGAAAAAGGAGTGTCAAAAATTATTGCAAGTGCTAAAATAGAAATCAAAAAAAATATCCGTTTACAGGTAAAAGCAACAGGAGACAGCTACGAATTTAGTTATGCGCTGAATAGTACCGATTTTGAAAATTTAGGAGGAAGCGTTTCAGGAGATATTCTTTCGACAAATGTGGCCGGAGGTTTTACAGGAGCATTAGTAGGATTATATGCTACGGCTTCAAATGATGCTCAGGTAAAATAGAGGATAGAAAATAGAGCATAGAAAATAATGACTTTAAAATACGTATATAATGAAATCAATAATTAGATCATTTGCATTTGCTATTCTTTTCTTAGTAGTGCAAAAAGGATATTCCCAAGATCAGGATTTTCACGTTTATTTGAGTTTTGGACAATCCAATATGGAAGGATATGCTAAAATAGAACCTCAGGATATTGTAGGTATTGATGAGCGTTTTCAGGTTTTAGAGGCTGTAAATTGTCCTGAAATTAAACGTACAATGGGAAACTGGTATACCGCCATACCACCATTATGCCGTTGTAATACGGGATTAACACCAGTCGATTATTTTGGAAGAAATATGGTGGCCAATTTGCCTAAAAATATAAAAGTAGGTATCATAAATGTAGCCGTTGGTGGTTGTAGAATTGAACTTTTTGATAAAGATAAGACAGCAGAATATATTGCAACAGCACCTGAATGGATGAAAGGAATACTTAAGGAATACAATGATAACCCTTATGCACGACTTTTAGAGATGGCAAAAATCGCACAGAAAAAAGGTGTCATTAAAGGTATTTTACTGCATCAGGGAGAATCTAATACCAATGATACGCTTTGGTCTCAAAAGGTAAAAATTGTGTACGATAATTTAATGAAAGATTTAAATCTGGATCCAAAAAAAGTACCCTTACTTTCCGGAGAAACCGTAAATGAAGATCAAAATGGCAAATGCGCAAGCATGAATAAAATTATCGCGACACTGCCAAAGACAATACCTAATTCTTATGTAATTTCATCCAAAGGATGCACCGCTGAGCCTGACTTTTTACATTTCAATGCGGTTGGTTACAGAGAATTGGGAAGACGTTATGCCGATAAAATGCTTTACCTATTGGGCTATAAATTCTCAGAAGGTAAATCGGCTTTAAGAGTGCAGGCTCCCGTTGGTTTTGATCAGTTAAATTCCAATATACCATCGGGAAAAATAGAAAGTATCAGTTATGAATCTAAGACTGTAGGTTCTACCCGAAAAGCTACTGTTTATATACCTCCCGGATTCAATAAAAAGAAAAAATATCCTGTTCTGTATCTTTTACATGGAATAGGCGGCGATGAAAAAGAATGGCTCAATGGAGGAAACCCGCAGGTTATTTTAGATAATTTGTATGCAGAAGGAAAAATTGAACCGATGATTGTTGTGATGCCAAACGGCAGAGCAATGAAAGACGATAGTGCTACAGGAAATATAATGGCTCCGGATAAAGTACAGGCATTTGCTGTATTTGAAAAAGATTTGCCGAATGACTTAATTCCTTTTATTGAAAAAAAATATCCGACTTATAAAGACAGAGAACATCGTGCGATTGCGGGTTTGTCTATGGGAGGAGGACAATCGCTGAATTTCGGATTAGGGAATCTGGATAAGTTTGCCTGGGTAGGCGCCTTCTCCGCGGCTCCAAATACTAAAATGCCGGAAGAATTACTTCCTAATCCTGAAGAAGCAAAAAAGAAATTAAAACTGCTGTGGATTTCCTGTGGCGATAACGACTGGCTTATCGAAAATAGCAGAAGAACTCACGATTATTTGTATAAAAATGATGTACCGCATATTTATTACATCGAGCCAGGAGTTCATGATTTTAAAGTATGGAAAAATGGATTGTATATGTTTTCGCAGTTTTTGTTTAAGCCTGTCGATCAGTCAGGTTTTCCATTATATACCATTTTAGGAGATCCGGC contains:
- a CDS encoding alpha/beta hydrolase-fold protein, whose protein sequence is MKSIIRSFAFAILFLVVQKGYSQDQDFHVYLSFGQSNMEGYAKIEPQDIVGIDERFQVLEAVNCPEIKRTMGNWYTAIPPLCRCNTGLTPVDYFGRNMVANLPKNIKVGIINVAVGGCRIELFDKDKTAEYIATAPEWMKGILKEYNDNPYARLLEMAKIAQKKGVIKGILLHQGESNTNDTLWSQKVKIVYDNLMKDLNLDPKKVPLLSGETVNEDQNGKCASMNKIIATLPKTIPNSYVISSKGCTAEPDFLHFNAVGYRELGRRYADKMLYLLGYKFSEGKSALRVQAPVGFDQLNSNIPSGKIESISYESKTVGSTRKATVYIPPGFNKKKKYPVLYLLHGIGGDEKEWLNGGNPQVILDNLYAEGKIEPMIVVMPNGRAMKDDSATGNIMAPDKVQAFAVFEKDLPNDLIPFIEKKYPTYKDREHRAIAGLSMGGGQSLNFGLGNLDKFAWVGAFSAAPNTKMPEELLPNPEEAKKKLKLLWISCGDNDWLIENSRRTHDYLYKNDVPHIYYIEPGVHDFKVWKNGLYMFSQFLFKPVDQSGFPLYTILGDPAQTNIRNAKYPQILPDNRVVFKVRAPEASKVQIDLGRKYDMVRDSDGLWTVTTDVINKGFNYYSLLIDGVAVADPSSETFYGMGRMASGIEIPNKEGDFYALKAVPHGDIRIKKYFSKATNSWREMYVYTPPGYENSNEKYPVLYLLHGGGEDQTGWATQGKVSLILDNLIAEKKAKSMVIVMLDGNMGNTGGVAGFNENALKAFENELKMGAIPFVESNFKVATDAKNRALAGLSMGGLQTLYAGVKNSDMFSSIGVFSSGWWANNAALSAPQYEFMKNNATTINSNIKIFWISMGGKEDIAFENCKIMMSKFDEMGIKYQYSEYPGGHNWPVWRHDLFMFAPLLFN